A stretch of Ipomoea triloba cultivar NCNSP0323 chromosome 11, ASM357664v1 DNA encodes these proteins:
- the LOC115995906 gene encoding basic form of pathogenesis-related protein 1-like, with amino-acid sequence MEFSFLQVSVAIIALATITQTSFAQPACESDCIKEFLTVHNAAREIVGVPPVKWNSTLAEYAESYAAERSVDCALKHSEGPYGENIALAGLKSSVADSVKGWMDEKPNFDQASNSCTGGECRHYTQVVWRGTTSIGCARATCTTWMFVICNYYPPGNYVGEHPY; translated from the coding sequence atggagTTTTCTTTTCTGCAGGTTTCCGTCGCCATAATTGCCTTAGCCACTATTACCCAGACATCTTTTGCACAACCCGCCTGTGAATCTGATTGCATTAAAGAGTTTCTTACTGTACATAACGCGGCTCGAGAAATAGTTGGCGTTCCACCTGTTAAGTGGAACTCCACCTTAGCAGAGTATGCTGAATCCTATGCTGCTGAGAGGTCTGTTGACTGTGCGTTGAAGCACTCAGAAGGACCGTATGGGGAAAACATCGCATTGGCCGGTTTGAAATCGTCTGTGGCAGATTCTGTGAAGGGTTGGATGGATGAGAAACCAAACTTTGACCAGGCGTCGAATTCTTGCACTGGTGGCGAGTGCCGCCATTATACACAGGTTGTTTGGCGCGGCACCACGAGTATTGGCTGTGCTAGGGCTACATGCACGACTTGGATGTTCGTCATTTGTAACTATTATCCTCCGGGCAACTATGTGGGCGAACATCCTTATTAA